The following are from one region of the Mangifera indica cultivar Alphonso chromosome 14, CATAS_Mindica_2.1, whole genome shotgun sequence genome:
- the LOC123196597 gene encoding uncharacterized protein LOC123196597, with the protein MGSEGNLTTKPRFDITMSKRTRKPVFHDDPATMENPCKVGVHHVEEKNNDHKSLKQLINGDKSKSRNSLGEHFTEEEEEEEGKQLQLVKLQQQKGVKLKRMVNRYVQVLSQLIKVKRDPSTVRSTKKPLLRINV; encoded by the coding sequence ATGGGAAGTGAAGGCAATCTGACAACTAAACCTCGTTTTGATATTACCATGTCAAAAAGAACCAGAAAACCAGTATTCCATGATGATCCTGCCACCATGGAGAATCCTTGTAAAGTTGGTGTTCATCATGTGGAAGAAAAGAATAATGATCATAAGAGTTTGAAGCAACTGATAAATGGGGACAAGAGCAAAAGCAGGAATTCACTCGGAGAACACttcacagaagaagaagaagaagaagaagggaaaCAGCTTCAGTTGGTGAAATTGCAGCAACAAAAAGGAGTGAAGCTGAAAAGAATGGTTAATCGTTACGTTCAAGTTTTAAGTCAATTAATCAAGGTGAAGCGCGACCCATCTACTGTTCGATCCACCAAAAAGCCTCTTCTTCGTATAAATGTGTAG
- the LOC123196023 gene encoding uncharacterized protein LOC123196023 isoform X1 has translation MASLTPGVLSKLLENTGNNNVKVIGDHRSPLLQVIEIIPSHDDDPFRSRGFFLKLSDSLHSAYVSISPQDADLIFSDKIQLGQFVYVSRFDSGSPVPVVRGLKALPKRRPCVGSPKDLVSSDLLQLRPPAHFKKESVKGSKTKRLAFEDSKGRAQPEGLELRRLSLDFSRKGWGNNISSPFKSKQIAPSTLLQVAVDKKDSSKSISSMKSPSFIISPLSSKNNNVSPNPKSIPSRKEFRSSTGRTVPCHLVKVPLDPKTWSNRMILWDALPPIVQDLGKEAVCQRNVAFLSAVRALEEASAIEAVINCLQLFTELCNYSQKLSAGALVEQFLEVHQSMDRAAAVINSLISNNLPEAKSSTYSSLDSLFPDEWKTLTNRNAMLWVQAAIETDFSKFSLFGKPGGSEIVNSDKYHSVILENTPNVLNSYNHLSESNPNPRNRGSFKSDSSVNRVPSPTKQQPSRQKKVNPERKECCKGSGLKKAASLADKLLLVSHQWFLKYLEDSLKMGFGLSRGEGSSEIACLFRQLKRVNEWLDSLVKGGLEANDRIESLRKKLYRFLLEHVESSVAGK, from the exons ATGGCTTCTTTAACACCCGGAGTGCTTTCCAAGCTCCTGGAGAACACCGGCAACAACAACGTCAAAGTTATCGGAGACCACCGTTCTCCCCTTCTTCAAGTCATCGAGATCATTCCCTCACACGACGATGACCCCTTTCGAAGCAGAGGCTTCTTCTTGAAGCTCTCTGACTCTCTCCATTCTGCTTATGTTTCCATCTCTCCACAAGACGCTGACCTCATTTTTAGTGACAAAATACAGCTGGGACAGTTCGTATACGTCTCGCGCTTTGATTCGGGCTCCCCAGTGCCTGTGGTTCGTGGGTTAAAAGCCCTTCCTAAAAGAAGGCCTTGTGTGGGGAGTCCTAAAGATTTAGTATCAAGTGATTTACTGCAGCTTCGACCTCCTGCGCATTTCAAGAAGGAGAGTGTTAAGGGTTCCAAGACAAAGAGATTGGCGTTTGAAGATTCGAAGGGGAGAGCTCAGCCTGAAGGGTTGGAGTTGAGGAGATTGAGTCTGGATTTTTCCAGAAAAGGTTGGGGTAACAACATTTCATCCCCTTTTAAATCAAAACAGATTGCACCTTCT ACATTGCTGCAGGTTGCCGTTGATAAGAAGGATTCTTCCAAGAGTATTTCTTCAATGAAGAGTCCAAGTTTTATTATTTCCCCGTTGAGCAGCAAAAACAATAATGTTTCACCAAATCCAAAGAGCATTCCTTCTCGAAAAGAATTCAGATCTTCAACTGGTAGAACTGTTCCTTGCCATCTTGTCAAAGTGCCTCTTGATCCCAAAACTTGGTCCAATAGGATGATTTTATGGGATGCGTTGCCACCTATTGTTCAGGACCTTGGAAAG GAAGCTGTTTGTCAGAGGAATGTTGCTTTTCTGTCTGCCGTACGAGCACTAGAAGAAGCATCGGCTATTGAGGCTGTTATAAACTGTTTGCA attATTTACCGAATTGTGCAACTACTCTCAGAAATTATCTGCTGGAGCACTGGTGGAGCAATTTCTGGAAGTCCATCAGAGTATGGACAGAGCAGCAGCAGTGATTAATTCTTTAATTAGCAACAATCTTCCTGAAGCAAAGTCAAGCACTTATTCTAGCTTAGACAGTCTTTTTCCAGATGAGTGGAAGACTTTAACCAATAGAAACGCCATGTTATGGGTTCAGGCTGCTATAGAGACCGATTTCTCCAAATTCAGTTTGTTCGGAAAGCCAGGAGGGAGTGAAATTGTAAATAGCGATAAATATCATTCTGTCATCTTAGAAAATACTCCTAACGTATTAAATTCTTATAATCATTTGTCTGAAAGCAACCCAAATCCTAGAAACCGTGGCAGCTTCAAATCTGATTCAAGTGTTAACAGGGTGCCATCTCCTACAAAACAGCAACCTTCAAGACAAAAGAAAGTGAATCCTGAAAGAAAGGAATGCTGTAAAGGAAGTGGATTGAAGAAGGCAGCAAGTTTAGCAGATAAACTTCTCTTGGTTTCTCATCAGTGGTTCTTGAAGTACTTGGAGGATTCGTTAAAAATGGGATTTGGGTTGAGCAGAGGAGAAGGAAGTTCTGAAATTGCATGTCTTTTTAGGCAGCTTAAAAGAGTGAATGAATGGTTGGATAGCTTGGTCAAGGGTGGACTGGAGGCCAATGATAGGATAGAGAGCTTGAGGAAGAAGTTATATAGGTTCCTGCTTGAGCATGTCGAATCAAGTGTTGCAGGGAAGTAG
- the LOC123196023 gene encoding uncharacterized protein LOC123196023 isoform X2, producing MASLTPGVLSKLLENTGNNNVKVIGDHRSPLLQVIEIIPSHDDDPFRSRGFFLKLSDSLHSAYVSISPQDADLIFSDKIQLGQFVYVSRFDSGSPVPVVRGLKALPKRRPCVGSPKDLVSSDLLQLRPPAHFKKESVKGSKTKRLAFEDSKGRAQPEGLELRRLSLDFSRKGWGNNISSPFKSKQIAPSVAVDKKDSSKSISSMKSPSFIISPLSSKNNNVSPNPKSIPSRKEFRSSTGRTVPCHLVKVPLDPKTWSNRMILWDALPPIVQDLGKEAVCQRNVAFLSAVRALEEASAIEAVINCLQLFTELCNYSQKLSAGALVEQFLEVHQSMDRAAAVINSLISNNLPEAKSSTYSSLDSLFPDEWKTLTNRNAMLWVQAAIETDFSKFSLFGKPGGSEIVNSDKYHSVILENTPNVLNSYNHLSESNPNPRNRGSFKSDSSVNRVPSPTKQQPSRQKKVNPERKECCKGSGLKKAASLADKLLLVSHQWFLKYLEDSLKMGFGLSRGEGSSEIACLFRQLKRVNEWLDSLVKGGLEANDRIESLRKKLYRFLLEHVESSVAGK from the exons ATGGCTTCTTTAACACCCGGAGTGCTTTCCAAGCTCCTGGAGAACACCGGCAACAACAACGTCAAAGTTATCGGAGACCACCGTTCTCCCCTTCTTCAAGTCATCGAGATCATTCCCTCACACGACGATGACCCCTTTCGAAGCAGAGGCTTCTTCTTGAAGCTCTCTGACTCTCTCCATTCTGCTTATGTTTCCATCTCTCCACAAGACGCTGACCTCATTTTTAGTGACAAAATACAGCTGGGACAGTTCGTATACGTCTCGCGCTTTGATTCGGGCTCCCCAGTGCCTGTGGTTCGTGGGTTAAAAGCCCTTCCTAAAAGAAGGCCTTGTGTGGGGAGTCCTAAAGATTTAGTATCAAGTGATTTACTGCAGCTTCGACCTCCTGCGCATTTCAAGAAGGAGAGTGTTAAGGGTTCCAAGACAAAGAGATTGGCGTTTGAAGATTCGAAGGGGAGAGCTCAGCCTGAAGGGTTGGAGTTGAGGAGATTGAGTCTGGATTTTTCCAGAAAAGGTTGGGGTAACAACATTTCATCCCCTTTTAAATCAAAACAGATTGCACCTTCT GTTGCCGTTGATAAGAAGGATTCTTCCAAGAGTATTTCTTCAATGAAGAGTCCAAGTTTTATTATTTCCCCGTTGAGCAGCAAAAACAATAATGTTTCACCAAATCCAAAGAGCATTCCTTCTCGAAAAGAATTCAGATCTTCAACTGGTAGAACTGTTCCTTGCCATCTTGTCAAAGTGCCTCTTGATCCCAAAACTTGGTCCAATAGGATGATTTTATGGGATGCGTTGCCACCTATTGTTCAGGACCTTGGAAAG GAAGCTGTTTGTCAGAGGAATGTTGCTTTTCTGTCTGCCGTACGAGCACTAGAAGAAGCATCGGCTATTGAGGCTGTTATAAACTGTTTGCA attATTTACCGAATTGTGCAACTACTCTCAGAAATTATCTGCTGGAGCACTGGTGGAGCAATTTCTGGAAGTCCATCAGAGTATGGACAGAGCAGCAGCAGTGATTAATTCTTTAATTAGCAACAATCTTCCTGAAGCAAAGTCAAGCACTTATTCTAGCTTAGACAGTCTTTTTCCAGATGAGTGGAAGACTTTAACCAATAGAAACGCCATGTTATGGGTTCAGGCTGCTATAGAGACCGATTTCTCCAAATTCAGTTTGTTCGGAAAGCCAGGAGGGAGTGAAATTGTAAATAGCGATAAATATCATTCTGTCATCTTAGAAAATACTCCTAACGTATTAAATTCTTATAATCATTTGTCTGAAAGCAACCCAAATCCTAGAAACCGTGGCAGCTTCAAATCTGATTCAAGTGTTAACAGGGTGCCATCTCCTACAAAACAGCAACCTTCAAGACAAAAGAAAGTGAATCCTGAAAGAAAGGAATGCTGTAAAGGAAGTGGATTGAAGAAGGCAGCAAGTTTAGCAGATAAACTTCTCTTGGTTTCTCATCAGTGGTTCTTGAAGTACTTGGAGGATTCGTTAAAAATGGGATTTGGGTTGAGCAGAGGAGAAGGAAGTTCTGAAATTGCATGTCTTTTTAGGCAGCTTAAAAGAGTGAATGAATGGTTGGATAGCTTGGTCAAGGGTGGACTGGAGGCCAATGATAGGATAGAGAGCTTGAGGAAGAAGTTATATAGGTTCCTGCTTGAGCATGTCGAATCAAGTGTTGCAGGGAAGTAG
- the LOC123196599 gene encoding protein SOSEKI 1-like, translated as MAAEGRLRELAQFNMNSKDPALAAKKLIDQRALGTAAMNRRRKRMECSTGAGKGNGEVRRIHIVYFLSRGGRIEQPHLIRVQHLTRNGVYLRDIKSWFADMRGKDMPEAFAWSYKRFQLRYKSGYVWQDLMDDDLITPISDNEYVLKGSETIPSSPFDPCAYIERRSCSIFRNNDQNKPSPNKEEIPGYAEDSVVLDSPTKTSSVFYQDLPLLGSERSTLTDDSSLKINEEDKIKERETCENDSSFYTALLNQKQTTNTTANNTSNNDEEKMGKQGSLFSSSRPSFAKSKSYSNGASSMFRNWIKCGAVETKDSVLVSVNRADKACSTKSTNATHPDKMAAEEL; from the exons ATGGCTGCAGAGGGAAGG tTGAGGGAGCTAGCACAGTTTAACATGAATTCAAAAGATCCAGCGCTTGCTGCAAAGAAATTAATCGACCAAAGAGCACTTGGCACTGCCGCGATGAACAG GCGAAGAAAAAGAATGGAATGTAGTACTGGTGCAGGAAAAGGCAATGGTGAAGTCAGACGAATTCATATTGTTTACTTCCTGAGTCGTGGGGGTCGCATTGAACAGCCCCATCTCATTCGCGTTCAGCATCTCACTCGAAATGGGGTTTACCTGcgag ATATCAAAAGTTGGTTTGCTGATATGCGAGGTAAAGATATGCCAGAGGCCTTTGCTTGGTCCTACAAGAGGTTTCAACT AAGATACAAGAGTGGCTATGTCTGGCAAGACTTAATGGATGATGATCTAATTACCCCGATCTCTGACAATGAATATGTTCTTAAGGGCTCTGAAACTATCCCCTCTTCACCATTTG ATCCTTGTGCTTATATTGAAAGGAGAAGCTGTTCCATCTTCAGAAATAACGATCAAAATAAACCTTCACCGAATAAAGAAGAAATTCCAGGATACGCAGAAGATTCTGTAGTGCTCGATTCCCCTACCAAGACCTCTTCCGTATTTTACCAGGATTTGCCTCTCTTGGGTTCAGAGAGGTCGACTTTGACGGACGATTCATCACTAAAGATAAATGAAGAAgacaaaatcaaagaaagagaaacttgCGAAAATGATTCTTCTTTTTATACCGCTCTGTTGAACCAGAAGCAGACAACGAACACGACGGCAAATAACACCAGCAACAACGACGAAGAAAAGATGGGTAAGCAAGGTTCATTATTCTCATCTTCTAGGCCATCCTTTGCAAAGAGCAAGAGCTACTCAAACGGGGCTTCCAGTATGTTCCGCAATTGGATTAAATGCGGTGCCGTAGAAACAAAAGACTCTGTTTTAGTCTCTGTTAACCGGGCTGATAAAGCTTGTTCAACAAAGTCTACCAACGCCACCCATCCCGATAAAATGGCTGCA GAGGAGCTTTGA
- the LOC123196914 gene encoding non-specific lipid-transfer protein 8-like codes for MKYSSRVLVSASTMAALIILILLVPESEGAISCSDVIKDLRPCVNYLKSGSGNPPSACCAGASSLASATSTTADKKTACSCIKSAAQKMTIQTQLAQALPGNCGITLSVQISPNVDCSKIS; via the exons ATGAAGTACTCTTCGCGAGTGTTGGTCTCGGCCTCTACAATGGCTGCTCTTATAATTCTTATACTTCTTGTCCCAGAATCAGAGGGGGCTATATCTTGCAGTGATGTGATCAAGGACTTGAGGCCTTGTGTGAACTACCTTAAGAGTGGAAGTGGGAATCCACCAAGTGCTTGTTGTGCTGGAGCTTCGTCTCTTGCATCAGCTACATCCACCACTGCTGATAAGAAAACTGCCTGTTCATGCATCAAATCAGCAGCCCAGAAAATGACCATCCAGACCCAGTTAGCCCAGGCTCTCCCAGGAAACTGCGGAATCACACTGTCTGTTCAAATTTCACCCAACGTCGATTGTTCCAA GATTAGTTGA